The following coding sequences are from one Cardiobacteriaceae bacterium TAE3-ERU3 window:
- the ccmD gene encoding heme exporter protein CcmD: protein MFFDNFTELLAMGRHAPYVWSAYGISLSVIIIAHIAVRARHRRLQRTLEALKVAS from the coding sequence ATGTTTTTTGACAACTTCACCGAATTACTCGCCATGGGGCGACACGCTCCTTATGTTTGGAGTGCTTATGGCATCTCGCTAAGCGTGATCATCATTGCCCATATCGCCGTCCGTGCACGCCACCGCCGCCTGCAACGCACCCTTGAAGCGCTGAAGGTGGCATCATGA
- the ccmE gene encoding cytochrome c maturation protein CcmE has translation MKPVKKKRLTLILTIFVVAATGIGLLLYAMQENLNHYYSLEALAKNEMPAEQDGIRVGGMVENGSLQREGDSLSVTFRITDFQNPPLTMHYTGILPDLFREGQGIIATGKLGADGEFRATTILAKHDENYMPPEVAEDMKRSGYDHKQGQKQGQY, from the coding sequence ATGAAACCGGTAAAAAAGAAGCGTTTGACCTTGATCCTGACCATCTTTGTCGTCGCGGCTACCGGCATTGGGCTGTTGCTCTACGCCATGCAAGAAAACCTCAATCACTACTACTCTCTTGAGGCGCTGGCCAAAAACGAAATGCCAGCAGAGCAGGACGGCATCCGCGTTGGTGGCATGGTTGAAAACGGCTCATTACAACGTGAAGGCGATAGCCTCAGCGTGACGTTCCGCATTACTGACTTCCAGAATCCTCCACTAACCATGCACTACACCGGCATCCTGCCCGACCTGTTCCGCGAAGGCCAGGGTATCATCGCCACAGGCAAGCTTGGGGCAGATGGTGAATTCCGCGCCACCACCATCCTCGCCAAGCACGATGAGAACTACATGCCGCCAGAAGTCGCCGAAGACATGAAACGCAGTGGCTACGACCACAAGCAAGGCCAAAAACAGGGGCAGTATTAA
- a CDS encoding heme lyase CcmF/NrfE family subunit, whose amino-acid sequence MTGEIGHLTLLLAGALAFLQCTLPLLAARNPRAQSLVVACAKGQFYLLSISFIALGYAFYANDFSLIYVATNSNAQLPWYYRLSAVWGGHEGSLLLWIYILSIWTAAVTWRSAALPADFRIRVLCVLGYIALGFIAFIALTSNPFDRQFPIPFDGRDLNPLLQDPGLIFHPPLLYAGYVGFAVAFAFVVAGLWQGRLDSLWIKRARPWTLAAWLTLTLGIALGSYWAYYELGWGGWWFWDPVENASLMPWLIGTALIHSLAASERRGIFMIWTSLLAILAFSLSLVGTFLVRSGVLTSVHAFASDPTRGIFILALLVAITLPALVLLITRASTLSRHAPYNLLSRETGLLANNWLFSGACLIVLIGTLYPLAADVLNLGKISVGAPYFNRLIVPLALVSLALLGVMPLLHWRRDRLPRVIPRILGGLGFALAFTILLAISIIPDSNPMTLIAVFIAGFALAAVLIDTVDSIIKQRGNIRRSHLGMLLAHLGFIVMALAITATGTYSNEQDLSIHKDDQVSIADYRITLLGLRDVDGPNYHSTKGLFRIGKTDDDSFFEVLAPAKRQYHSSTMPMTESARLVTPTHDLYIAMGEQIGDGVWAIRLQYKPFIIWIWLGGVLMALGALIAATDRKYRQDKGSK is encoded by the coding sequence ATGACAGGCGAAATTGGTCACCTCACCCTGCTGCTCGCAGGCGCGCTCGCTTTTTTACAATGCACTCTGCCGCTGCTCGCAGCGCGTAATCCTCGCGCACAAAGCCTCGTTGTCGCTTGTGCCAAAGGGCAGTTTTACCTGCTCAGCATCAGCTTTATCGCCCTCGGCTACGCCTTTTACGCCAACGACTTCTCACTGATCTACGTCGCAACCAACAGCAATGCACAGCTACCGTGGTACTATCGCCTCTCAGCAGTTTGGGGTGGGCACGAAGGCTCGCTGCTGTTATGGATATACATCCTCAGCATTTGGACGGCAGCAGTCACGTGGCGCAGTGCAGCACTGCCTGCTGACTTCCGCATCCGCGTCTTGTGCGTCCTCGGCTACATCGCACTCGGTTTTATCGCCTTTATTGCCCTGACTTCAAACCCGTTCGACCGCCAATTCCCAATTCCTTTTGACGGCCGCGACCTCAACCCTCTGTTGCAAGACCCCGGCCTCATCTTCCACCCGCCGCTACTTTACGCAGGCTACGTCGGCTTTGCCGTCGCCTTTGCGTTTGTCGTCGCTGGGCTGTGGCAAGGCCGCCTCGACAGCCTGTGGATCAAGCGTGCCCGCCCGTGGACGCTTGCTGCATGGCTCACCCTGACCCTCGGTATCGCACTTGGCAGCTACTGGGCGTATTACGAACTCGGCTGGGGCGGCTGGTGGTTCTGGGATCCGGTCGAAAACGCCTCACTGATGCCATGGCTGATCGGCACTGCACTCATTCACTCGCTCGCCGCCAGTGAACGACGCGGTATCTTCATGATTTGGACCAGCCTGCTCGCTATCCTCGCCTTCTCGCTGAGCCTGGTCGGTACATTCCTCGTGCGCTCAGGTGTCCTCACCTCAGTACACGCCTTCGCATCTGATCCGACCCGCGGTATATTTATTCTCGCGCTACTCGTCGCCATCACTCTGCCGGCATTGGTTCTGCTAATCACCCGTGCCTCAACCCTATCGCGCCACGCACCATATAACCTGTTGTCACGCGAAACAGGGCTGCTCGCCAACAACTGGCTGTTTTCCGGTGCGTGCCTCATCGTCTTGATCGGCACACTCTACCCACTCGCCGCTGACGTACTCAACCTTGGCAAGATCTCGGTCGGCGCACCGTATTTTAATCGCCTCATTGTACCTCTCGCCCTTGTCAGCCTTGCCCTGCTCGGCGTCATGCCGCTGTTGCACTGGCGACGTGACCGCTTGCCGCGCGTCATTCCGCGCATCCTCGGCGGACTTGGCTTTGCTCTGGCTTTCACAATCTTGCTTGCTATCAGCATCATCCCCGACAGTAACCCGATGACCCTTATTGCGGTATTTATCGCTGGTTTTGCCCTTGCCGCCGTACTCATCGACACAGTCGACAGCATCATCAAACAGCGCGGTAACATCCGTCGCAGCCATCTCGGTATGCTCCTTGCACACCTAGGGTTTATTGTCATGGCACTCGCCATCACCGCCACCGGCACTTATTCCAATGAGCAGGATTTGAGTATCCACAAAGATGACCAAGTCAGCATTGCCGACTACCGCATTACCCTGCTCGGCCTGCGCGATGTTGATGGCCCCAACTATCACTCGACCAAAGGTCTGTTCCGCATTGGCAAAACTGATGACGACAGTTTCTTTGAAGTACTCGCCCCGGCCAAGCGCCAATATCATTCCTCGACTATGCCAATGACTGAATCAGCGCGCCTCGTCACGCCAACCCACGATCTCTACATCGCCATGGGTGAACAAATTGGCGACGGCGTTTGGGCGATCCGCCTGCAATACAAACCCTTTATTATCTGGATATGGCTCGGCGGCGTATTGATGGCGCTCGGCGCACTTATCGCCGCCACTGACCGCAAATACCGCCAAGACAAAGGCAGCAAATGA
- a CDS encoding DsbE family thiol:disulfide interchange protein, which yields MKRSSIILTILIAVTFTALIGFFALGLGKNPQELDAVRQGSRFGTGDGDIHFTLPALDNDRERTVADLPDGYFLLNVWGSWCPACHQEHPYLMQLGKTIPIIGLNWPADNPNEAHDAKRFLRELGNPYSLVLTDPKGSLIIDLGVYGAPETFLIAPDKTILYRYAGPMNAQIWQNNFLPLIKEH from the coding sequence ATGAAACGAAGCAGCATTATTCTCACCATCCTCATCGCCGTTACCTTTACCGCTCTGATTGGCTTCTTCGCCCTTGGGCTGGGTAAAAACCCGCAGGAGCTTGATGCCGTGCGCCAAGGCAGCCGCTTTGGCACGGGCGATGGCGACATCCACTTCACCCTGCCCGCGCTCGATAATGATCGCGAGCGCACCGTTGCCGACTTACCCGATGGTTATTTCTTGCTCAACGTCTGGGGCAGCTGGTGCCCGGCATGCCACCAAGAGCATCCTTATCTTATGCAGCTCGGCAAAACCATTCCCATCATCGGGCTCAACTGGCCAGCCGACAACCCCAATGAAGCCCACGATGCCAAGCGCTTTCTGCGCGAACTCGGCAATCCGTACAGCCTCGTCCTCACCGACCCGAAAGGCAGCCTGATTATCGACCTCGGCGTGTACGGTGCACCGGAAACCTTCCTCATTGCACCGGATAAGACCATCCTCTACCGCTACGCCGGCCCAATGAACGCACAAATCTGGCAAAATAACTTTTTGCCTCTGATTAAGGAACATTGA
- the nfsA gene encoding oxygen-insensitive NADPH nitroreductase gives MTDTINLIHNHRSIRRFKPKALDQATVERLVAAAQMASTSSYKQAYSIIGITDPEIKQALSEIATQQHVRDNGHLFVFVADYYRHHLICQEAGYEHSESLDTTEGYSVAAIDAALAAQNLVLAAESLGLGACYIGALRNDPQRIIELLDLPQYTLPLFGVVVGYPDSEGSQKPRLSLNAVYHENHYQHDPAVVKAALDEYDQRIADYYEQRSSGKRPESWRQLMVKALHPVKRKTLHAIAKAQGFLQQ, from the coding sequence ATGACCGACACCATCAACCTCATCCACAACCACCGTTCCATCCGCCGCTTTAAGCCTAAAGCGCTCGACCAAGCAACTGTTGAGCGCCTCGTCGCAGCCGCACAAATGGCGTCTACTTCAAGCTACAAACAAGCCTACAGCATCATCGGCATCACCGATCCGGAGATCAAGCAAGCCCTTTCGGAGATTGCCACCCAGCAGCATGTTCGTGACAACGGCCACCTCTTCGTCTTCGTCGCTGACTACTATCGCCACCACCTCATCTGCCAGGAAGCTGGCTATGAGCACAGCGAAAGCCTCGACACCACTGAAGGCTACAGTGTTGCCGCCATCGACGCGGCACTGGCCGCGCAAAACCTCGTTCTCGCTGCTGAATCATTAGGGCTTGGCGCGTGTTATATCGGCGCACTACGCAACGATCCACAGCGCATCATCGAATTGCTCGACCTTCCCCAATACACTTTGCCGCTGTTCGGCGTCGTCGTTGGTTATCCTGATAGTGAAGGCAGCCAAAAGCCACGCCTCTCGCTTAATGCCGTTTACCACGAAAACCACTATCAGCACGACCCCGCTGTCGTCAAAGCAGCACTCGATGAATACGACCAACGCATCGCCGACTATTATGAGCAGCGCAGCAGTGGTAAACGCCCTGAAAGCTGGCGCCAACTCATGGTCAAAGCACTGCACCCAGTCAAACGCAAAACCCTACACGCCATCGCCAAAGCGCAAGGATTCCTGCAACAATGA
- a CDS encoding cytochrome c-type biogenesis protein CcmH translates to MHTTQITSAQSRGVYLQTPPKLLGNIFKAAALFVLALLSTTLWAAIDDAPEFSTPEQEAQYYALIKEIRCPTCQNNNVAESNAPLARQLRQQIAEQIQQGKNNSEISSYLVDRYGDFITYRPPFNARTWLLWLAPAGLMLIALIVWLIVRGRQRQIAALSPEQQAELRKLLMENRSPSKATNANQTEQNNNQPPQ, encoded by the coding sequence ATGCACACTACTCAGATCACATCAGCACAATCTCGGGGCGTTTACCTGCAAACGCCCCCTAAATTACTTGGCAACATCTTCAAAGCAGCCGCGCTGTTCGTACTCGCACTACTCTCCACAACCTTGTGGGCCGCCATTGACGACGCACCTGAATTCAGCACCCCTGAGCAAGAAGCGCAATACTACGCCTTGATCAAAGAAATTCGCTGCCCGACGTGCCAAAACAACAACGTCGCCGAATCTAACGCACCACTCGCACGCCAGCTGCGCCAGCAAATTGCTGAGCAAATCCAGCAAGGCAAGAACAATAGTGAAATCAGCAGCTATCTCGTTGATCGCTACGGTGATTTCATCACTTACCGCCCACCATTTAACGCACGCACATGGCTATTGTGGCTTGCCCCAGCCGGGCTGATGCTTATCGCGCTCATCGTATGGCTTATCGTGCGCGGTCGCCAACGCCAAATCGCCGCCCTCAGCCCCGAACAACAAGCCGAACTGCGCAAATTACTGATGGAAAATCGCTCGCCATCCAAGGCCACCAACGCAAATCAGACTGAGCAAAACAACAACCAACCGCCACAATAA
- the ccmA gene encoding heme ABC exporter ATP-binding protein CcmA → MAQLISATNLTILRGHTPILRQHNISVEKGQAIHLSGDNGSGKTTLLQALAGLLTAQGGNIERHSDMLYLGHRPGIKASLTARENLQLIARLYHRMPRQNLDERISHALEQVGLERVSDRPTRQLSAGQQRRCQLARLWLDTPPLWLLDEPLTALDVHAIARLGEHCANHLDSGGGIIVTSHQPFPIPNHTLSQHPLT, encoded by the coding sequence ATGGCACAACTCATCAGCGCGACCAATCTCACCATTCTGCGCGGCCACACCCCAATTCTGCGCCAGCACAATATCAGCGTCGAAAAAGGGCAAGCCATTCACCTCAGCGGCGACAACGGCAGCGGCAAAACCACCTTACTACAAGCCCTTGCCGGGCTGCTCACTGCACAAGGCGGCAACATCGAACGCCATAGCGACATGCTCTACCTCGGCCATCGTCCCGGCATCAAAGCATCACTCACTGCACGCGAAAACCTGCAGCTCATCGCCCGCCTTTATCACCGCATGCCACGCCAAAACCTCGACGAACGCATCAGCCATGCACTCGAACAAGTCGGGCTAGAGCGCGTCAGCGATCGCCCTACCCGCCAACTCTCAGCCGGCCAACAGCGCCGCTGCCAACTCGCACGCCTGTGGCTCGACACCCCGCCACTATGGCTACTCGACGAACCCCTAACCGCGCTCGACGTCCACGCCATCGCACGCCTTGGCGAGCACTGCGCCAATCATCTCGACAGCGGCGGCGGCATCATTGTCACCTCGCACCAGCCCTTTCCAATTCCCAATCACACGTTAAGCCAGCACCCTCTAACTTAA
- a CDS encoding heme exporter protein CcmB, protein MLTLLIKRELLSAWREPHQLVQPVLFFALTIVLFPIALGSDENTLRASAPAALWLALLLAALLAGEQLFSEDYRDGTLSQDRVHLSEFWLLALAKLGAAWLRFSLPILICLPLLALMLHIPLATLPALAALIVLGSLSLLLIAMLGAALTVNQQQSTFLLFLIVVPFYIPILIIGVTAASSILNGLTYQGHLALLGAFALFALLTMLPFTTLALKTQSLP, encoded by the coding sequence ATGCTCACCCTACTCATCAAACGCGAATTACTCAGCGCATGGCGCGAACCACATCAGCTGGTTCAGCCAGTGCTCTTTTTCGCACTCACTATTGTTCTGTTTCCCATTGCCTTGGGTAGCGATGAAAATACCTTGCGCGCCAGTGCGCCGGCTGCTTTATGGCTGGCCTTGCTACTCGCAGCATTGCTTGCCGGTGAGCAACTGTTCAGTGAGGATTACCGCGACGGCACGCTCAGCCAAGATCGCGTACATCTGTCCGAATTTTGGTTGTTAGCGCTGGCCAAGCTCGGCGCTGCGTGGCTGCGCTTTTCGCTGCCAATTCTGATTTGCTTACCGCTGCTTGCACTGATGCTGCATATACCGCTGGCGACCCTGCCAGCACTGGCAGCACTGATTGTGCTTGGCAGCCTGTCGTTGCTGCTCATTGCAATGCTTGGCGCTGCGCTGACCGTCAACCAGCAGCAAAGCACTTTTTTGCTGTTTCTGATCGTGGTGCCGTTCTATATTCCTATCCTGATTATCGGCGTCACTGCTGCAAGCAGTATTTTGAACGGGCTAACTTATCAAGGCCACCTTGCCCTGCTCGGTGCATTTGCTCTATTTGCCTTGCTAACTATGCTGCCATTTACTACCTTAGCACTTAAAACCCAATCATTGCCCTAA
- a CDS encoding beta-lactamase family protein translates to MDESSNYLDAKASDPVNFGWMQGFPPPKECILSAVDGSFFKFPALRYSVCHMRQFFPTAVVPAATEKRHEFSEQLDPNIDALTFQPLDGSAEMTWADSLYKNYTDGIVILHRGKLVYERYFAALKPNHVHAAMSVSKTFAGTLGATLVAEGVLDAQQTCAHYIPELKGSGFADATVHQVLDMTTALKYSEDYANPKAEIWTYSAAGNPFPKPADYHGPQDYCQALQGIQKSGEHGKSFGYRTPNADMIGWLISRVLNQPLPQVLSERIWQPLGCHIDAYYQLDSVGMAFAGGGFNANIRDMARFGEMIRCKGAFNGKQILPASVSEDIEQNGDPELFARDPEHQSLKGWSYRNMWWKTNNEHGAFAARGVYGQTIYIDPVAEMVIVRFASYPIAANAANDAHSLPAYHAVARYLKSK, encoded by the coding sequence ATGGATGAATCTAGCAACTACCTCGATGCCAAAGCATCTGATCCTGTCAATTTTGGCTGGATGCAGGGCTTTCCACCACCCAAAGAGTGCATACTTTCAGCTGTTGACGGCAGCTTTTTCAAATTTCCGGCACTGCGCTATTCCGTATGCCACATGCGCCAGTTCTTCCCGACGGCAGTTGTGCCAGCAGCTACCGAAAAACGTCATGAATTTAGTGAACAACTTGACCCCAATATCGATGCTCTAACCTTCCAGCCACTCGATGGCTCAGCGGAAATGACATGGGCTGATTCACTGTACAAAAACTATACCGATGGCATCGTCATCCTGCACCGTGGCAAGCTCGTTTACGAGCGCTATTTTGCCGCCCTCAAGCCTAATCATGTACACGCAGCGATGTCCGTGAGCAAGACGTTTGCCGGAACACTTGGCGCAACCTTAGTCGCAGAAGGCGTACTTGATGCGCAGCAAACTTGTGCGCACTACATTCCCGAACTCAAAGGCTCCGGCTTTGCTGATGCAACTGTGCACCAAGTGCTCGACATGACCACCGCGCTCAAGTACAGCGAAGACTACGCCAACCCAAAAGCCGAGATCTGGACGTATTCTGCTGCTGGAAATCCATTCCCAAAACCAGCCGACTACCACGGCCCACAGGATTATTGCCAAGCCCTGCAAGGGATTCAAAAAAGTGGCGAACACGGCAAATCTTTCGGCTACCGCACACCCAATGCCGACATGATTGGTTGGCTGATTTCACGCGTATTAAATCAACCGTTGCCACAAGTGCTATCCGAACGTATCTGGCAACCGCTCGGCTGCCACATCGATGCGTATTATCAACTCGACAGCGTCGGCATGGCCTTTGCCGGTGGCGGCTTCAACGCCAATATCCGCGACATGGCGCGCTTTGGCGAGATGATCCGCTGCAAAGGTGCGTTCAATGGCAAGCAGATCTTGCCAGCCAGCGTCAGTGAAGACATTGAGCAAAATGGCGATCCTGAGCTATTTGCGCGTGATCCTGAACACCAAAGCCTCAAGGGCTGGAGCTACCGCAATATGTGGTGGAAAACCAATAACGAACACGGTGCTTTTGCTGCACGTGGTGTATACGGGCAAACCATCTATATTGATCCCGTTGCGGAGATGGTCATTGTGCGCTTTGCCTCCTACCCCATCGCGGCCAATGCGGCCAACGATGCTCATTCCCTACCGGCTTACCACGCTGTTGCAAGATATCTTAAAAGCAAATAA
- a CDS encoding O-succinylhomoserine sulfhydrylase, which produces MNHEDHSQDFETRAIRSGWWQSQANEHSQGLFLTSSFMFESAEEAADIFAERKSAFSYSRFGNPTVHMFEQRLNELEDGARCVAASTGMGAILAMSMAFLEQGDHVVCARNSFGSTLFLFNQILSKFGIETTLVDLNDLNAWRNACTPRTKMFFLESPANPMLSIADLDALAEIAHQAGAKFVVDNCFATPYLQQPLKHGADIVVHSATKYIDGQGRVLGGALICRDADDGDQLYRLLRTIGTSMGAFEAWVFVKSLETLPVRMARHSENALHVAKWLEAQPQIERVYYPGLPSHPQHELAKRYMHNGFGGMVTFNVEGGKDAAWHLIDNCDWLSISGNLGDARTIITHPDTTTHGRVSAEDKALLGITDGTVRLSVGLENADDICRALAKGL; this is translated from the coding sequence ATGAACCATGAAGACCACAGTCAGGATTTTGAAACCCGTGCTATCCGCTCAGGATGGTGGCAATCACAAGCCAATGAGCATTCTCAAGGGCTGTTTCTGACGTCGTCATTTATGTTTGAAAGTGCCGAAGAAGCGGCTGATATATTTGCTGAGCGCAAGAGTGCGTTCAGTTATAGCCGCTTTGGCAACCCAACCGTACATATGTTTGAGCAACGCTTGAACGAGCTTGAAGATGGTGCGCGTTGCGTTGCCGCATCGACCGGCATGGGCGCTATTCTCGCCATGAGCATGGCTTTTTTAGAGCAGGGCGACCACGTTGTTTGTGCGCGTAACAGCTTTGGTTCGACGTTGTTTTTGTTCAACCAAATTCTATCCAAGTTTGGGATTGAAACGACGCTGGTTGATCTGAACGACCTCAATGCATGGCGCAATGCTTGCACACCGCGTACCAAAATGTTCTTCCTCGAAAGCCCTGCAAATCCGATGCTGAGTATTGCTGACCTCGATGCGCTGGCAGAGATTGCTCATCAGGCAGGTGCAAAATTCGTCGTCGATAACTGTTTCGCAACACCGTATTTGCAGCAGCCACTTAAGCACGGTGCAGATATCGTCGTACATTCAGCGACCAAATATATTGATGGGCAGGGGCGCGTACTTGGTGGCGCATTGATTTGTCGTGATGCTGACGATGGCGATCAACTTTATCGCTTGCTGCGTACCATCGGTACCAGTATGGGTGCGTTTGAAGCGTGGGTGTTCGTCAAGAGCCTTGAAACCTTGCCGGTGCGTATGGCACGCCATTCGGAAAATGCCTTGCATGTCGCCAAGTGGCTTGAAGCACAGCCACAGATTGAGCGCGTTTATTATCCCGGCTTGCCATCACATCCGCAGCACGAGCTTGCCAAGCGCTATATGCATAATGGCTTCGGCGGTATGGTGACTTTTAACGTTGAAGGCGGTAAAGATGCTGCGTGGCATTTGATCGACAACTGCGATTGGCTGAGTATTTCCGGTAATCTTGGCGATGCGCGTACCATCATCACCCATCCTGATACCACGACCCATGGTCGCGTCAGTGCTGAAGACAAAGCATTGCTTGGGATTACTGATGGTACTGTCCGGCTTTCAGTCGGGCTGGAAAATGCTGATGATATTTGCCGTGCTTTGGCAAAAGGGCTGTGA
- a CDS encoding CvpA family protein — protein MENMNYLDVVLGGIVILSALIGLARGLVKEVLSLIAWAVAIYVAWRFAEVVANDHIRKFIDDALISYLAAFGILFLVTLFVVGLLNMIIAQILTSTGLSGFDRFLGMLFGLARGLVIGALVVFVIGLTPLTKENWWLTSRLAPGFESVGAWGWERLPPNVRDMLRNGGETVAEAGNQFGISADQLGVEHTGQSASADRPGLRVSGQQRNAISDMSDAELRLESLSNESASDQQLQSPQPPAQQEQPDQSSTNAPQSDDALSTPPLQLESVQ, from the coding sequence ATGGAAAATATGAATTATCTTGATGTCGTGCTGGGGGGAATTGTCATCCTGTCAGCATTGATTGGCTTGGCTCGAGGATTGGTCAAAGAAGTACTATCGCTGATTGCATGGGCCGTTGCCATTTATGTGGCGTGGCGCTTTGCCGAGGTAGTGGCTAATGATCATATACGTAAATTTATTGATGATGCACTGATCAGCTATCTCGCAGCATTTGGTATTTTGTTTTTGGTCACGCTGTTTGTCGTCGGCTTGCTGAATATGATTATTGCCCAGATCCTGACCAGTACCGGCCTTAGCGGCTTTGACCGCTTCCTCGGTATGCTGTTTGGCTTGGCGCGCGGCTTGGTGATAGGTGCTTTGGTGGTATTCGTGATCGGCCTGACGCCACTGACCAAAGAAAATTGGTGGCTGACATCGCGTTTGGCCCCGGGATTTGAAAGCGTTGGTGCATGGGGCTGGGAAAGATTACCACCAAATGTACGCGACATGCTGCGAAATGGTGGTGAAACAGTCGCCGAAGCCGGCAACCAATTTGGTATTTCAGCCGATCAGCTTGGCGTAGAGCATACCGGACAGAGCGCTTCTGCTGACCGACCCGGATTGCGCGTCTCAGGTCAGCAACGCAACGCCATCAGTGACATGAGTGATGCCGAGCTGCGCCTTGAATCGCTGAGCAATGAGTCAGCGTCCGATCAGCAGCTACAATCTCCTCAGCCACCTGCACAGCAGGAGCAACCGGATCAATCTTCTACGAATGCGCCTCAATCTGATGATGCGCTATCTACCCCACCATTGCAATTGGAGTCTGTGCAATGA
- a CDS encoding SPOR domain-containing protein, with amino-acid sequence MSKWVFRLTGLLVVALIALLFLDRFLNPDVPEYIERGVDVRTEGDKGNVAPPQDAPEVPPLSLTSLEGSDDTQQSNPALPSSQAQPAQTNQAANEQPKIGLTALEEAENIPVLSNPDSQRANVWLQAGSFGERANAEKRAAVLKAQSWSTEIEPAVVEGKTFYRVYVGPLTSGQVKGYLDKLNTMGISAREINR; translated from the coding sequence ATGAGTAAATGGGTTTTTCGCCTGACCGGGTTATTGGTGGTCGCCTTGATCGCATTATTGTTTTTGGATCGTTTTCTCAATCCGGATGTTCCTGAGTATATTGAGCGCGGTGTGGATGTACGTACCGAAGGAGACAAGGGCAATGTAGCACCGCCGCAGGATGCACCAGAAGTTCCGCCTTTGAGCCTGACTTCATTGGAGGGCAGCGATGATACTCAGCAGAGTAACCCGGCTTTGCCATCCTCTCAGGCTCAGCCAGCGCAGACCAATCAAGCCGCCAATGAGCAGCCTAAAATTGGTCTAACAGCTTTGGAAGAGGCTGAGAATATTCCTGTATTGAGCAATCCAGACTCACAGCGAGCCAATGTATGGCTTCAAGCTGGCAGCTTTGGGGAGCGAGCTAATGCCGAAAAGCGTGCGGCGGTTTTGAAAGCACAAAGCTGGTCAACCGAGATTGAACCTGCTGTGGTTGAAGGGAAAACCTTTTATCGCGTCTATGTTGGCCCGTTGACGAGTGGTCAGGTCAAAGGCTATTTGGATAAATTAAATACGATGGGCATCAGCGCTCGCGAAATTAACCGCTAA